In a single window of the Drosophila miranda strain MSH22 chromosome XL, D.miranda_PacBio2.1, whole genome shotgun sequence genome:
- the LOC117186005 gene encoding condensin complex subunit 2-like, with protein MNAECEPMPDIEAGPPIILDIQSNDLQELTAEEQTVITNCRRLKKTAEFIDDLRPVDGVTRLDYSYRPMDQISQLCAAPAHWKFRITRPRTTLDQTTGPKDALTVGNPKKTKTAAAAAAAKPRMKELHYGKGKEELFQPLDANIKQQKVNYQKKCDARKLMPTKSNNEADYQVSQRFGKADLVESLGNDVDMDRGLHHGDADRELFDNENFTTDDSVMNRMSAADIEDPMDMMNKDSCGDMPNQSQSMHEGEDTIMEISTEFKGAPRQVSKVIGPFAKRAKVIDMKNLKNSCHYLIQKQFLSSVNEASIPSLPLSKEESYAKGTASFQEVYRSLPDVLSDETKDSLCPSVALNAVLHLANDMKLRLIPQENLEDFQIRQVLDDEV; from the exons ATGAATGCCGAGTGTGAGCCCATGCCGGATATAGAAGCCGGTCCTCCCATTATCTTagatatacaatcgaatgatttGCAGGAGCTCACCGCCGAAGAGCAGACGGTCATCACCAATTGCCGCCGTTTAAAGAAAACCGCCGAATTCATTGACGATCTGAGGCCAGTGGATGGTGTCACTAGGCTGGACTATTCATACAGACCCATGGATCAGATCTCACAGCTTTGTGCGGCTCCTGCGCATTGGAAATTCAGGATCACTCGTCCGCGCACCACTCTGGACCAGACGACTGGCCCAAAGGATGCTCTGACTGTTGGCAACccaaagaaaaccaaaaccgctgccgctgccgctgccgccaagCCACGCATGAAGGAGTTGCACTATGGAAAAGGCAAAGAGGAGCTCTTCCAGCCTCTTGATGCCAACATAAAGCAGCAAAAGGTCAACTATCAAAAGAAATGCGATGCCCGAAAGCTGATGCCCACGAAATCCAACAATGAAGCGGATTACCAAGTTAGCCAGCGATTTGGTAAAGCCGATCTGGTTGAGAGTCTGGGCAATGATGTGGATATGGATAGGGGCTTACACCACGGTGATGCCGATAGAGAGCTCTttgacaatgaaaatttcaccACAGATGATTCTGTCATGAACCGAATGTCGGCAGCGGACATTGAAGATCCCATGGACATGATGAATAAGGATTCATGTGGGGATATGCCCAATCAAAGCCAAAGCATGCATGAGGGTGAGGATACAATCATGGAGATATCCACCGAATTTAAGGGTGCACCAAGGCAG GTCAGCAAAGTGATTGGGCCATTTGCTAAGCGTGCCAAGGTGATCGACATGAAGAATCTCAAGAACAGCTGCCATTATTTGATCCAGAAACAATTCCTCAGTTCTGTCAATGAGGCATCGATACCCTCCCTCCCACTGTCAAAGGAAGAAAGCTACGCCAAGGGTACCGCCAGCTTCCAGGAGGTTTACCGATCGTTGCCTGATGTGTTGAGTGACGAAACGAAAGATTCTCTGTGCCCATCGGTGGCCCTCAATGCGGTTCTCCATTTGGCCAACGATATGAAACTGCGACTCATTCCACAAGAGAATCTAGAGGATTTTCAAATCCGGCAAGTTCTGGATGACGAAGTTTAA
- the LOC117186007 gene encoding uncharacterized protein LOC117186007, translating to MMPPRSESPVRRSANKRKSSTLESIEENETVRSSLDLYNCNKLSIANAWDISLIDTLANLMDSPHKKLSSFRMAGSLLQVLCKVYGLRVDSIYIDACRISAGLNARTLTGLPEGPPGDGEERNLSTLAKNKEKLNARLDMVPMQDPIFAKLNSTVGSLDAPDRMMRNILPSVDFEMRLRPTYKFFDDTEGTDELMDSETLSAGAKEWPDEELCNAEWLHKLYNRTDDLNLRPLHTGYVITNPNTPPNQATVGIYFRGGPFI from the exons ATGATGCCGCCACGCTCGGAGAGTCCAGTGCGTCGATCTGCAAACAAGCGCAAGAGTTCAACTCTCGAGTCCATTGAGGAGAACGAGACGGTACGCTCTTCCTTGGATCTGTACAACTGCAATAAGCTGAGCATAGCCAATGCCTGGGATATATCGTTGATTGATACACTGGCCAATCTAATGGATAGCCCTCACAAAAAGCTAAGCAGCTTCAGG ATGGCTGGCTCTTTGCTGCAGGTCTTGTGCAAGGTCTACGGCCTGCGTGTAGACTCCATCTACATCGATGCATGTCGTATATCGGCGGGTTTGAATGCTCGCACCTTGACGGGCTTACCTGAGGGACCTCCAGGTGATGGCGAAGAAAGGAATTTATCAACGTTGGCAAAGAACAAGGAAAAGTTGAATGCGCGTTTGGATATGGTACCCATGCAGGACCCTATATTTGCAAAGCTCAATTCGACGGTGGGCTCCCTCGATGCCCCCGATCGAATGATGCGCAACATTCTGCCCAGCGTGGACTTTGAGATGCGGCTACGCCCGACTTACAAATTCTTTGATGACACCGAGGGGACGGATGAGCTCATGGATAGCGAAACGCTGAGTGCTGGCGCCAAGGAGTGGCCCGATGAAGAGTTGTGCAATGCGGAATGGCTGCACAAACTGTACAACCGTACGGATGATCTAAATCTGCGGCCACTCCACACGGGTTATGTGATAACCAATCCCAATACCCCCCCTAACCAAGCCACAGTCGGGATCTATTTCAGAGGCGGTCCCTTCATATGA
- the LOC117185990 gene encoding condensin complex subunit 2-like, which yields MTPPRSASPGRRSANKRKSSTLESIEENETVRSSLDLYNCNKLSIANAWDISLIDTLANLMDSPHKKLSSFRMAGSLLQVLCKVYGLRVDSIYIDACRISAGLNARTLTGLPEGPPGDGEERNLSTLAKNKEKLNARLDMVPMQDSIFAKLNSTVGSLDAPDRMMHNILPSVDFEMRLRPTYKFFDDTEGTDELMDSETLSAGAKEWPDEELCNAEWLHKLYNRTDDLNLRPLHTGYVITNPNTPNPKPQSGSISEAVPSYDDDAEGLDNAHDIGGNRTELSVAFDMNAECEPMPDIEAGPPIILDIQSNDLQELTAEEQTVITNCRRLKKTAEFIDDLRPVHGVTRLDYSYRPMDQISQLCAAPAHWKFRITRPRTTLDQTTGPKDALTVVNPKKTKTAAAAAAAAAAAAAAAKPRMKELHYGKCKEELFQPLDANIKQQKVNYQKKCDARKLMPTKSNNEADYQVSQRFGEADLVESLGNDVDMDRGLHHGDADRELFDNENFTTDDSVMNRMSAADIEDPMDMMNKDSCGDMPNQSQSMHEGEDTIMEISTEFKGAPRQVSKVIGPFAKRAKVIDMKNLKNSCHYLIQKQFLSSVNEASIPSLPLSKEESYAKGTASFQEVYRSLPDVLSDETKDSLCPSVALNAVLHLANDMKLRLIPQENLEDFQIRQVLDDEV from the exons ATGACGCCGCCACGCTCGGCGAGTCCAGGGCGTCGATCTGCAAACAAGCGCAAGAGTTCAACTCTCGAGTCCATTGAGGAGAACGAGACGGTACGCTCTTCCTTGGATCTGTACAACTGCAATAAGCTGAGCATAGCCAATGCCTGGGATATATCGTTGATTGATACACTGGCCAATCTAATGGATAGCCCTCACAAAAAGCTAAGCAGCTTCAGG ATGGCTGGCTCTTTGCTGCAGGTCTTGTGCAAGGTCTACGGCCTGCGTGTAGACTCCATCTACATCGATGCATGTCGTATATCGGCGGGTTTGAATGCTCGCACCTTGACGGGCTTACCTGAGGGACCTCCAGGTGATGGCGAAGAAAGGAATTTATCAACGTTGGCAAAGAACAAGGAAAAGTTGAATGCGCGTTTGGATATGGTACCCATGCAGGACTCTATATTTGCAAAGCTCAATTCGACGGTGGGCTCCCTCGATGCCCCCGATCGAATGATGCACAACATTCTGCCCAGCGTGGACTTTGAGATGCGGCTACGCCCGACTTACAAATTCTTTGATGACACCGAGGGGACGGATGAGCTCATGGATAGCGAAACGCTGAGTGCTGGCGCCAAGGAGTGGCCCGATGAAGAGTTGTGCAATGCGGAATGGCTGCACAAACTGTACAACCGTACGGATGATCTAAATCTGCGGCCACTCCACACGGGTTATGTGATAACCAATCCCAATACCCCCAATCCCAAGCCACAGTCGGGATCTATTTCAGAGGCGGTCCCTTCATATGATGACGATGCTGAGGGGCTGGATAATGCGCACGATATTGGTGGGAATCGCACAGAGCTATCCGTGGCCTTTGACATGAATGCCGAGTGTGAGCCCATGCCGGATATAGAAGCCGGTCCTCCCATTATCTTagatatacaatcgaatgatttGCAGGAGCTCACCGCCGAAGAGCAGACGGTCATCACCAATTGCCGCCGTTTAAAGAAAACCGCCGAATTCATTGACGATCTGAGGCCAGTGCATGGTGTCACTAGGCTGGACTATTCATACAGACCCATGGATCAGATCTCACAGCTTTGTGCGGCTCCTGCGCATTGGAAATTCAGGATCACTCGCCCGCGCACCACTCTGGACCAGACGACTGGCCCAAAGGATGCTCTGACTGTTGTCAACccaaagaaaaccaaaaccgctgccgctgccgctgccgctgccgctgccgctgccgctgccgccaagCCACGCATGAAGGAGTTGCACTATGGAAAATGCAAAGAGGAGCTCTTCCAGCCTCTTGATGCCAACATAAAGCAGCAAAAGGTCAACTATCAAAAGAAATGCGATGCCCGAAAGCTGATGCCCACGAAATCCAACAATGAAGCGGATTACCAAGTTAGCCAGCGATTTGGTGAAGCCGATCTGGTTGAGAGTCTGGGCAATGATGTGGATATGGATAGGGGCTTACACCACGGTGATGCCGATAGAGAGCTCTttgacaatgaaaatttcaccACAGATGATTCTGTCATGAACCGAATGTCGGCAGCGGACATTGAAGATCCCATGGACATGATGAATAAGGATTCATGTGGGGATATGCCCAATCAAAGCCAAAGCATGCATGAGGGTGAGGATACAATCATGGAGATATCCACCGAATTTAAGGGTGCACCAAGGCAG GTCAGCAAAGTGATTGGGCCATTTGCGAAGCGTGCCAAGGTGATCGACATGAAGAATCTCAAGAACAGCTGCCATTATTTGATCCAGAAACAATTCCTCAGTTCTGTCAATGAGGCATCGATACCCTCCCTCCCACTGTCAAAGGAAGAAAGCTACGCCAAGGGTACCGCCAGCTTCCAGGAGGTTTACCGATCGTTGCCTGATGTGTTGAGTGACGAAACGAAAGATTCTCTGTGCCCATCGGTGGCCCTCAATGCGGTTCTCCATTTGGCCAACGATATGAAACTGCGACTCATTCCACAAGAGAATCTAGAGGATTTTCAAATCCGGCAAGTTCTGGATGACGAAGTTTAA
- the LOC117185997 gene encoding condensin complex subunit 2-like, which produces MTPPRSASPGRRSANKRKSSTLESIEENETVRSSLDLYNCNKLSIANAWDISLIDTLANLMDSPHKKLSSFRMAGSLLQVLCKVYGLRVDSIYINACRISAGLNARTLTGLPEGPPGDGEERNLSTLAKNKEKLNARLDMVPMQDPIFAKLNSTVGSLDASDRMMHNILPSVDFEMRLRPTYKFFDDTEGTDELMDSETLSAGAKEWPDEELCNAEWLHKLYNRTDDLNLRPLHTGYVITNPNTPNPKPQSGSISEAVPSYDDDAEGLDNAHDIGGNRTELSVAFDMNAECEPMPDIEAGPPIILDIQSNDLQELTAEEQTVITNCRRLKKTAEFIDDLRPVDGVTRLDYSYRPMDQISQLCAAPAHWKFRITRPRTTLDQTTGPKDALTVGNPKKTKTAAAAAAAKPRMKELHYGKGKKELFQPLDAKIKQQKVNYQKKCDARKLMPTKSNNEADYQVSQRFGKADLVESLGNDVDMDRGLHHGDADRELFDNENFTTDDSVMNRMSAADIEDPMDMMNKDSCGDMPNQSQSMHEGEDTIMEISTEFKGAPRQVSKVIGPFAKRAKVIDMKNLKNSCHYLIQKQFLSSVNEASIPSLPLSKEESYAKGTASFQEVYRSLPDVLSDETKDSLCPSVALNAVLHLANDMKLRLIPQENLEDFQIRQVLDDEV; this is translated from the exons ATGACGCCGCCACGCTCGGCGAGTCCAGGGCGTCGATCTGCAAACAAGCGCAAGAGTTCAACTCTCGAGTCCATTGAGGAGAACGAGACGGTACGCTCTTCCTTGGATCTGTACAACTGCAATAAGCTGAGCATAGCCAATGCCTGGGATATATCGTTGATTGATACACTGGCCAATCTAATGGATAGCCCTCACAAAAAGTTAAGCAGCTTCAGG ATGGCTGGCTCTTTGCTGCAGGTCTTGTGCAAGGTCTACGGCCTGCGTGTAGACTCCATCTACATCAATGCATGTCGTATATCGGCGGGTTTGAATGCTCGCACCTTGACGGGCTTACCTGAGGGACCTCCAGGTGATGGCGAAGAAAGGAATTTATCAACGTTGGCAAAGAACAAGGAAAAGTTGAATGCGCGTTTGGATATGGTACCCATGCAGGACCCTATATTTGCAAAGCTCAATTCGACGGTGGGCTCCCTCGATGCCTCCGATCGAATGATGCACAACATTCTGCCCAGCGTGGACTTTGAGATGCGGCTACGCCCGACTTACAAATTCTTTGATGACACCGAGGGGACGGATGAGCTCATGGATAGCGAAACGCTGAGTGCTGGCGCCAAGGAGTGGCCCGATGAAGAGTTGTGCAATGCGGAATGGCTGCACAAACTGTACAACCGTACGGATGATCTAAATCTGCGGCCACTCCACACGGGTTATGTGATAACCAATCCCAATACCCCCAATCCCAAGCCACAGTCGGGATCTATTTCAGAGGCGGTCCCTTCATATGATGACGATGCTGAGGGGCTGGATAATGCGCACGATATTGGTGGGAATCGCACAGAGCTATCCGTGGCCTTTGACATGAATGCCGAGTGTGAGCCCATGCCGGATATAGAAGCCGGTCCTCCCATTATCTTagatatacaatcgaatgatttGCAGGAGCTCACCGCCGAAGAGCAGACGGTCATCACCAATTGCCGCCGTTTAAAGAAAACCGCCGAATTCATTGACGATCTGAGGCCAGTGGATGGTGTCACTAGGCTGGACTATTCATACAGACCCATGGATCAGATCTCACAGCTTTGTGCGGCTCCTGCGCATTGGAAATTCAGGATCACTCGTCCGCGCACCACTCTGGACCAGACGACTGGCCCAAAGGATGCTCTGACTGTTGGCAACccaaagaaaaccaaaaccgctgccgctgccgctgccgccaagCCACGCATGAAGGAGTTGCACTATGGAAAAGGCAAAAAGGAGCTCTTCCAGCCTCTTGATGCCAAAATAAAGCAGCAAAAGGTCAACTATCAAAAGAAATGCGATGCCCGAAAGCTGATGCCCACGAAATCCAACAATGAAGCGGATTACCAAGTTAGCCAGCGATTTGGTAAAGCCGATCTGGTTGAGAGTCTGGGCAATGATGTGGATATGGATAGGGGCTTACACCACGGTGATGCCGATAGAGAGCTCTttgacaatgaaaatttcaccACAGATGATTCTGTCATGAACCGAATGTCGGCAGCGGACATTGAAGATCCCATGGACATGATGAATAAGGATTCATGTGGGGATATGCCCAATCAAAGCCAAAGCATGCATGAGGGTGAGGATACAATCATGGAGATATCCACCGAATTTAAGGGTGCACCAAGGCAG GTCAGCAAAGTGATTGGGCCATTTGCGAAGCGTGCCAAGGTGATCGACATGAAGAATCTCAAGAACAGCTGCCATTATTTGATCCAGAAACAATTCCTCAGTTCTGTCAATGAGGCATCGATACCCTCCCTCCCACTGTCAAAGGAAGAAAGCTACGCCAAGGGTACCGCCAGCTTCCAGGAGGTTTACCGATCGTTGCCTGATGTGTTGAGTGACGAAACGAAAGATTCTCTGTGCCCATCGGTGGCCCTCAATGCGGTTCTCCATTTGGCCAACGATATGAAACTGCGACTCATTCCACAAGAGAATCTAGAGGATTTTCAAATCCGGCAAGTTCTGGATGACGAAGTTTAA
- the LOC117185998 gene encoding condensin complex subunit 2-like, whose protein sequence is MTTPRSESPVRRSANKRKSSTLESIEENETVRSSLDLYNCNKLSIANAWDISLIDTLANLMDSPHKKLSSFRMAGSLLQVLCKVYGLRVDSIYIDACRISAGLNARTLTGLPEGPPGDGEERNLSTLAKNKEKLNARLDMVPMQDSIFAKLNSTVGSLDASDQMMHNILPSVDFEMRLRPTYKFFDDTEGTDELMDSETLSAGAKEWPDEELCNAEWLHKLYNRTDDLNLRPLHTGYVITNPNTPNPKPQSGSISEAVPSYGDDAEGLDNAHDIGGNRTELSVAFDMNAECEPMPDIEAGPPIILDIQSNDLQELTAEEQTVITNCRRLKKTAEFIDDLRPVDGVTRLDNSYRPMDQISQLCAAPAHWKFRITRPRTTLDQTTGPKDAVTVGNPKKTKTAAAAAAAKPRMKELHYRKCKEELFQPLDANIKQQKVNYQKKCDARKLMPTKSNNEADYQVSQRFGEADLVESLGNDVDMDRGLHHGDADRELFDNENFTTDDSVMNRMSAADIEDPMDMMNKDSCGDMPNQSQSMHEGEDTIMEISTEFKCAPRQVSKVIGPFAKRAKVIDMKNLKNSCHYLIQKQFLSSVNEASIPSLPLSKEESYAKGTASFQEVYRSLPDVLSDETKDSLCPSVALNAVLHLANDMKLRLIPQENLEDFQIRQVLDDEV, encoded by the exons ATGACGACGCCACGCTCGGAGAGTCCAGTGCGTCGATCTGCAAACAAGCGCAAGAGTTCAACTCTCGAGTCCATTGAGGAGAACGAGACGGTACGCTCTTCCTTGGATCTGTACAACTGCAATAAGCTGAGCATAGCCAATGCCTGGGATATATCGTTGATTGATACACTGGCCAATCTAATGGATAGCCCTCACAAAAAGCTAAGCAGCTTCAGG ATGGCTGGCTCTTTGCTGCAGGTCTTGTGCAAGGTCTACGGCCTGCGTGTAGACTCCATCTACATCGATGCATGTCGTATATCGGCGGGTTTGAATGCTCGCACCTTGACGGGCTTACCTGAGGGACCTCCAGGTGATGGCGAAGAAAGGAATTTATCAACGTTGGCAAAGAACAAGGAAAAGTTGAATGCGCGTTTGGATATGGTACCCATGCAGGACTCTATATTTGCAAAGCTCAATTCGACGGTGGGCTCCCTCGATGCCTCCGATCAAATGATGCACAACATTCTGCCCAGCGTGGACTTTGAGATGCGGCTACGCCCGACTTACAAATTCTTTGATGACACCGAGGGGACGGATGAGCTCATGGATAGCGAAACGCTGAGTGCTGGCGCCAAGGAGTGGCCCGATGAAGAGTTGTGCAATGCGGAATGGCTGCACAAACTGTACAACCGTACGGATGATCTAAATCTGCGGCCACTCCACACGGGTTATGTGATAACCAATCCCAATACCCCCAATCCCAAGCCACAGTCGGGATCTATTTCAGAGGCGGTCCCTTCATATGGTGACGATGCTGAGGGGCTGGATAATGCGCACGATATTGGTGGGAATCGCACAGAGCTATCCGTGGCCTTTGACATGAATGCCGAGTGTGAGCCCATGCCGGATATAGAAGCCGGTCCTCCCATTATCTTagatatacaatcgaatgatttGCAGGAGCTCACCGCCGAAGAGCAGACGGTCATCACCAATTGCCGCCGTTTAAAGAAAACCGCCGAATTCATTGACGATCTGAGGCCAGTGGATGGTGTCACTAGGCTGGATAATTCATACAGACCCATGGATCAGATCTCACAGCTTTGTGCGGCTCCTGCGCATTGGAAATTCAGGATCACTCGTCCGCGCACCACTCTGGACCAGACGACTGGCCCAAAGGATGCTGTGACTGTTGGCAACccaaagaaaaccaaaaccgctgccgctgccgctgccgccaagCCACGCATGAAGGAGTTGCACTATAGAAAATGCAAAGAGGAGCTCTTCCAGCCTCTTGATGCCAACATAAAGCAGCAAAAGGTCAACTATCAAAAGAAATGCGATGCCCGAAAGCTGATGCCCACGAAATCCAACAATGAAGCGGATTACCAAGTTAGCCAGCGATTTGGTGAAGCCGATCTGGTTGAGAGTCTGGGCAATGATGTGGATATGGATAGGGGCTTACACCACGGTGATGCCGATAGAGAGCTCTttgacaatgaaaatttcaccACAGATGATTCTGTCATGAACCGAATGTCGGCAGCGGACATTGAAGATCCCATGGACATGATGAATAAGGATTCATGTGGGGATATGCCCAATCAAAGCCAAAGCATGCATGAGGGTGAGGATACAATCATGGAGATATCCACCGAATTTAAGTGTGCACCAAGGCAG GTCAGCAAAGTGATTGGGCCATTTGCGAAGCGTGCCAAGGTGATCGACATGAAGAATCTCAAGAACAGCTGCCATTATTTGATCCAGAAACAATTCCTCAGTTCTGTCAATGAGGCATCGATACCCTCCCTCCCACTGTCAAAGGAAGAAAGCTACGCCAAGGGTACCGCCAGCTTCCAGGAGGTTTACCGATCGTTGCCTGATGTGTTGAGTGACGAAACGAAAGATTCTCTGTGCCCATCGGTGGCCCTCAATGCGGTTCTCCATTTGGCCAACGATATGAAACTGCGACTCATTCCACAAGAGAATCTAGAGGATTTTCAAATCCGGCAAGTTCTGGATGACGAAGTTTAA
- the LOC117185994 gene encoding condensin complex subunit 2-like, translating to MTPPRSASPGRRSANKRKSSTLESIEENETVRSSLDLYNCNKLSIANAWDISLIDTLANLMDSPHKKLSSFRMAGSLLQVLCKVYGLRVDSIYIDACRISAGLNARTLTGLPEGPPGDGEERNLSTLAKNKEKLNARLDMVPMQDSIFAKLNSTVGSLDASDQMMHNILPSVDFEMRLRPTYKFFDDTEGKDELMDSETLSAGAKEWPDEELCNAEWLHKLYNRTDDLNLRPLHTGYVITNPNTPNPKPQSGSISEAVPSYDDDAEGLDNAHDIGGNRTEPSVAFDMNAECEPMPDIEAGPPIILDIQSNDLQELTAEEQTVITNCRRLKKTAEFIDDLRPVDGVTRLDYSYRPMDQISQLCAAPAHWKFRITRPRTTLDQTTGPKDALTVGNPKKTKTAAAAAAAKPRMKELHYGKGKEELFQPLDANIKQQKVNYQKKCDARKLMPTKSNNEADYQVSQRFGKADLVESLGNDVDMDRGLHHGDADRELFDNENFTTDDSVMNRMSAADIEDPMDMMNKDSCGDMPNQSQSMHEGEDTIMEISTEFKGAPRQVSKVIGPFAKRAKVIDMKNLKNSCHYLIQKQFLSSVNEASIPSLPLSKEESYAKGTASFQEVYRSLPDVLSDETKDSLCPSVALNAVLHLANDMKLRLISQENLEDFQIRQVLDDEV from the exons ATGACGCCGCCACGCTCGGCGAGTCCAGGGCGTCGATCTGCAAACAAGCGCAAGAGTTCAACTCTCGAGTCCATTGAGGAGAACGAGACGGTACGCTCTTCCTTGGATCTGTACAACTGCAATAAGCTGAGCATAGCCAATGCCTGGGATATATCGTTGATTGATACACTGGCCAATCTAATGGATAGCCCTCACAAAAAGCTAAGCAGCTTCAGG ATGGCTGGCTCTTTGCTGCAGGTCTTGTGCAAGGTCTACGGCCTGCGTGTAGACTCCATCTACATCGATGCATGTCGTATATCGGCGGGATTGAATGCTCGCACCTTGACGGGCTTACCTGAGGGACCTCCAGGTGATGGCGAAGAAAGGAATTTATCAACGTTGGCAAAGAACAAGGAAAAGTTGAATGCGCGTTTGGATATGGTACCCATGCAGGACTCTATATTTGCAAAGCTCAATTCGACGGTGGGCTCCCTCGATGCCTCCGATCAAATGATGCACAACATTCTGCCCAGCGTGGACTTTGAGATGCGGCTACGCCCGACTTACAAATTCTTTGATGACACCGAGGGGAAGGATGAGCTCATGGATAGCGAAACGCTGAGTGCTGGCGCCAAGGAGTGGCCCGATGAAGAGTTGTGCAATGCGGAATGGCTGCACAAACTGTACAACCGTACGGATGATCTAAATCTGCGGCCACTCCACACGGGTTATGTGATAACCAATCCCAATACCCCCAATCCCAAGCCACAGTCGGGATCTATTTCAGAGGCGGTCCCTTCATATGATGACGATGCTGAGGGGCTGGATAATGCGCACGATATTGGTGGGAATCGCACAGAGCCATCCGTGGCCTTTGACATGAATGCCGAGTGTGAGCCCATGCCGGATATAGAAGCCGGTCCTCCCATTATCTTagatatacaatcgaatgatttGCAGGAGCTCACCGCCGAAGAGCAGACGGTCATCACCAATTGCCGCCGTTTAAAGAAAACCGCCGAATTCATTGACGATCTGAGGCCAGTGGATGGTGTCACTAGGCTGGACTATTCATACAGACCCATGGATCAGATCTCACAGCTTTGTGCGGCTCCTGCGCATTGGAAATTCAGGATCACTCGTCCGCGCACCACTCTGGACCAGACGACTGGCCCAAAGGATGCTCTGACTGTTGGCAACccaaagaaaaccaaaaccgctgccgctgccgctgccgccaagCCACGCATGAAGGAGTTGCACTATGGAAAAGGCAAAGAGGAGCTCTTCCAGCCTCTTGATGCCAACATAAAGCAGCAAAAGGTCAACTATCAAAAGAAATGCGATGCCCGAAAGCTGATGCCCACGAAATCCAACAATGAAGCGGATTACCAAGTTAGCCAGCGATTTGGTAAAGCCGATCTGGTTGAGAGTCTGGGCAATGATGTGGATATGGATAGGGGCTTACACCACGGTGATGCCGATAGAGAGCTCTttgacaatgaaaatttcaccACAGATGATTCTGTCATGAACCGAATGTCGGCAGCGGACATTGAAGATCCCATGGACATGATGAATAAGGATTCATGTGGGGATATGCCCAATCAAAGCCAAAGCATGCATGAGGGTGAGGATACAATCATGGAGATATCCACCGAATTTAAGGGTGCACCAAGGCAG GTCAGCAAAGTGATTGGGCCATTTGCGAAGCGTGCCAAGGTGATCGACATGAAGAATCTCAAGAACAGCTGCCATTATTTGATCCAGAAACAATTCCTCAGTTCTGTCAATGAGGCATCGATACCCTCCCTCCCACTGTCAAAGGAAGAAAGCTACGCCAAGGGTACCGCCAGCTTCCAGGAGGTTTACCGATCGTTGCCTGATGTGTTGAGTGACGAAACGAAAGATTCTCTGTGCCCATCGGTGGCCCTCAATGCGGTTCTCCATTTGGCCAACGATATGAAACTGCGACTCATTTCACAAGAGAATCTAGAGGATTTTCAAATCCGGCAAGTTCTGGATGACGAAGTTTAA